A window of Tautonia plasticadhaerens contains these coding sequences:
- a CDS encoding ABC transporter permease: MSALSLFLLLCWAQTGDQAPEASSPDPAASPSPQPAAAAPVALDTPAAAAPGGAPAPAAGGGDAAPPPAGGPVVQQSAVMAEQLAPWQSWVLLIGDPIRTAPVWWGPILSWIKIISLAGLLGWVGAWAVSSLRGRRPASFTVGGARPLDAALLLAIIVGIGCVFVRVAQGSGQMPEAYVLGVAVASLVGMICLLVGLAWLEVLLWSGIRRERRTGDLVVLLGIHLALLAAVGLSASLPASAIPYLAAGLGFPPDTAVVTPDGGLTSAGTVALVLTSVRMALTFMGFAVLARIAQLVIREVASVRPRRLYAMGKFSWVESFRKTRIPWAVLAIFLLILAFTHWFLQPPDSQREAELSRLYVGTLMLLSSILLTLMVAILTPITLPNDIRFQTIYTVVTKPVRRLEVVWGRMLGFMAVVTVLILALGGISLIYLDRNVGGRVDELREELAAAREAGLTNKAEQLEAQLDQLQTRMSARLPVDGSLTFIDSVGEPRIKGIDVGQELEIRSFVEGATQAEASWLFGPIVPHPVDRLFPNRPGLPFPMVSKPIPVDLLLERGTIEYLANEIYELAYQKAEEEAGKQGAEPGELSRINARVARLDEQIGGLAAQHQEMVGRYVELTDRAAAAEDEAEAARLRAEADDLRSPDVPVQMTFTVYRTTKGRPGEPVYASIQVAHPFSTEAPMFPSDPRPQPLLIDPLASQFGGGPNPLVGDLVYSDTFDVKEYYTNKWSFPAQKLVGSQGYLTIQVQCLSPTQYLGMAEGDLFVVASQGSFLVNYMRGLAGIWLQAMVLTAIGVWAGTFLSWPVALLITVFFFAAGEIFFPILNQLATGQMVGGGPFESMIRMISHQNQMSELDATLGVILAKSLDSIVVPIMSLLIFIVPNFSAMDLSNLVADGFAIRWSTLGANVLLALAYALPFSIAGYFILKNREVAA; encoded by the coding sequence ATGTCCGCGCTGAGTCTCTTCCTGCTGCTCTGCTGGGCGCAGACCGGCGACCAGGCCCCCGAGGCCTCCTCGCCGGATCCGGCGGCCTCCCCGTCCCCGCAGCCGGCCGCCGCCGCGCCGGTTGCCCTCGACACCCCGGCCGCGGCGGCCCCCGGAGGCGCCCCGGCCCCCGCGGCCGGGGGTGGCGACGCCGCCCCGCCGCCCGCCGGGGGGCCGGTCGTCCAGCAATCGGCCGTGATGGCCGAGCAATTGGCCCCCTGGCAGAGCTGGGTGCTGTTGATCGGCGACCCGATCCGCACGGCGCCGGTCTGGTGGGGTCCGATCCTCAGCTGGATCAAGATCATCTCGCTGGCCGGCCTGCTGGGCTGGGTCGGCGCCTGGGCGGTCTCCTCGCTGCGGGGCCGTCGGCCCGCCTCGTTCACCGTCGGCGGGGCCCGGCCGCTGGACGCGGCGCTCCTGCTGGCGATCATCGTCGGCATCGGCTGCGTGTTCGTCCGGGTGGCGCAGGGCTCCGGGCAGATGCCGGAGGCCTACGTCCTGGGCGTGGCGGTGGCGTCGCTGGTGGGGATGATCTGCTTGCTGGTCGGCCTCGCCTGGCTGGAGGTGCTGCTCTGGTCGGGGATCCGCCGCGAGCGCCGCACCGGCGACCTCGTCGTGCTGCTGGGCATCCACCTGGCGCTGCTGGCGGCGGTGGGGCTGTCGGCGAGCCTGCCGGCGTCGGCGATCCCGTACCTCGCCGCCGGGCTCGGATTCCCGCCCGACACCGCGGTGGTCACCCCGGACGGCGGGCTGACCTCCGCCGGCACGGTGGCGCTGGTGCTGACCTCGGTGCGGATGGCGCTGACGTTCATGGGCTTCGCGGTCCTCGCCCGGATCGCCCAGCTGGTGATCCGGGAAGTGGCCTCGGTCCGCCCGCGTCGGCTCTACGCGATGGGCAAATTCAGCTGGGTGGAGTCGTTCCGCAAGACCCGGATCCCCTGGGCCGTGCTGGCGATCTTCCTGCTGATCCTGGCCTTCACCCACTGGTTCCTCCAGCCGCCGGACTCCCAGCGCGAGGCCGAGCTGAGCCGGCTGTACGTCGGCACGCTGATGCTGCTCTCGTCGATCCTGCTGACCCTGATGGTCGCCATCCTGACGCCGATCACCCTGCCCAACGACATCCGGTTCCAGACGATCTACACGGTCGTCACGAAGCCGGTGCGCCGGCTGGAGGTGGTCTGGGGCCGGATGCTCGGCTTCATGGCGGTGGTCACGGTGCTGATCCTCGCCCTGGGGGGCATCAGCCTGATCTACCTGGACCGCAACGTCGGCGGCCGGGTGGACGAGCTCCGCGAGGAGCTGGCCGCGGCCCGGGAGGCCGGGCTGACCAACAAGGCCGAGCAGCTGGAGGCGCAGCTCGACCAGCTGCAGACCCGGATGTCGGCCCGCCTGCCGGTCGACGGCTCCCTGACGTTCATCGACTCGGTCGGCGAGCCCCGGATCAAGGGGATCGACGTCGGCCAGGAGCTGGAGATCCGCAGCTTCGTCGAGGGGGCCACCCAGGCCGAGGCGAGCTGGCTCTTCGGCCCGATCGTCCCGCACCCGGTCGACCGGCTGTTCCCGAACCGCCCGGGGCTGCCCTTCCCCATGGTCTCCAAGCCGATCCCCGTCGACCTGCTGCTGGAGCGGGGCACCATCGAGTACTTGGCCAACGAGATCTACGAGCTCGCCTACCAGAAGGCCGAGGAGGAGGCGGGCAAGCAGGGGGCCGAGCCCGGCGAGCTGTCCCGGATCAACGCCCGGGTCGCCCGGCTGGACGAGCAGATCGGCGGCCTGGCCGCCCAGCACCAGGAGATGGTCGGCCGCTACGTCGAGCTGACCGACCGGGCCGCCGCCGCCGAGGACGAGGCCGAGGCCGCCCGGCTCCGGGCCGAGGCCGACGACCTGAGGTCGCCCGACGTGCCCGTGCAGATGACCTTCACCGTCTACCGGACCACCAAGGGCCGCCCCGGGGAGCCGGTCTACGCCTCGATCCAGGTCGCGCACCCGTTCTCGACCGAGGCCCCGATGTTCCCCAGCGACCCGCGGCCCCAGCCGCTGCTGATCGACCCGCTGGCCTCCCAGTTCGGCGGCGGGCCCAACCCGCTGGTCGGCGACCTGGTCTACAGCGACACCTTCGACGTGAAGGAGTACTACACCAACAAGTGGTCCTTCCCGGCGCAGAAGCTCGTCGGCAGCCAGGGCTACCTGACGATCCAGGTCCAGTGCCTCAGCCCCACCCAGTACCTCGGCATGGCCGAGGGGGACCTGTTCGTCGTCGCCAGCCAGGGCTCGTTCCTGGTCAACTACATGAGGGGCCTGGCCGGCATCTGGCTGCAGGCGATGGTGCTGACGGCCATCGGCGTCTGGGCCGGCACGTTTTTGAGCTGGCCGGTGGCGCTGCTGATCACCGTCTTCTTCTTCGCCGCCGGGGAGATCTTCTTCCCGATCCTCAACCAGCTGGCCACCGGCCAGATGGTGGGCGGGGGGCCGTTCGAGTCGATGATCCGGATGATCTCGCACCAGAACCAGATGAGCGAGCTGGACGCCACGCTCGGCGTGATCCTGGCCAAGTCGCTCGACTCGATCGTGGTGCCGATCATGTCGCTGCTCATCTTCATCGTCCCCAACTTCTCGGCCATGGACCTGTCGAACCTCGTGGCCGACGGCTTCGCGATCCGCTGGTCGACGCTGGGGGCGAACGTGCTGCTGGCGCTGGCCTACGCGCTGCCGTTCTCGATCGCCGGCTATTTCATCCTGAAGAACCGCGAGGTGGCCGCATGA
- a CDS encoding ABC transporter ATP-binding protein: MNSDVILETRNLTKVYRDFWGRPKVLALKALDLQVRRGEIFGLLGPNGSGKTTTIKLLLGLLFPTEGEAFLMGEPATNVAKNERIGYLPEESYLYKFLNAEETLHFYGRLFKLDNAERKKRVDQLIDMVGLSAAKHRQIREYSKGMQRRIGLAQALINDPELILLDEPTSGLDPIGTSEIKDRIRELKDRGKTVVLSGHLLADMQDICDRIAILHRGELKELGKVRDLLTVQDVTQIKTRDLPEAAVAEIEAVIRRHGGELLAVDHPTTTLEELFLRIVRDSELHPGRRRVGDRPGMPADGDGDGSAAATPAGKAS, encoded by the coding sequence ATGAACTCCGACGTGATCCTCGAGACCCGGAACCTGACGAAGGTCTACCGCGACTTCTGGGGGCGCCCCAAGGTGCTGGCCCTCAAGGCCCTGGACCTCCAGGTCCGGCGCGGCGAGATCTTCGGCCTGCTCGGGCCCAACGGCTCGGGCAAGACCACCACGATCAAGCTGCTGCTGGGCCTGCTCTTCCCCACCGAGGGGGAAGCCTTCCTGATGGGGGAGCCGGCCACCAATGTGGCAAAGAATGAGCGGATCGGCTACCTGCCCGAGGAGTCGTACCTCTACAAGTTCCTCAACGCCGAGGAGACGCTGCACTTCTACGGCCGGCTGTTCAAGCTGGACAACGCCGAACGGAAGAAGCGGGTCGACCAGCTGATCGACATGGTCGGCCTCTCGGCGGCCAAGCACCGGCAGATCCGGGAGTACTCCAAGGGCATGCAGCGCCGGATCGGCCTGGCCCAGGCGCTGATCAACGACCCGGAGCTGATCCTGCTGGACGAGCCGACCTCCGGGCTCGACCCGATCGGCACCTCCGAGATCAAGGACCGGATCCGGGAGCTGAAGGACCGGGGCAAGACGGTGGTGCTCTCCGGCCACCTGCTGGCCGACATGCAGGACATCTGCGACCGGATCGCCATCCTCCACCGGGGCGAGCTGAAGGAGCTGGGGAAGGTCAGAGACCTGCTCACCGTGCAGGACGTCACCCAGATCAAGACCAGGGATCTGCCCGAGGCGGCCGTCGCGGAGATCGAGGCCGTCATCCGCCGCCACGGCGGCGAGCTGCTGGCCGTCGACCACCCGACGACCACGCTGGAAGAGCTGTTCCTGCGGATCGTCCGGGACAGCGAGCTGCACCCGGGCCGCCGTCGGGTCGGCGATCGGCCGGGCATGCCCGCCGACGGCGACGGCGACGGCTCGGCCGCGGCGACCCCCGCCGGCAAGGCATCCTGA
- a CDS encoding HEAT repeat domain-containing protein → MTGAIACSTVLAAQLAVGGLGLFDCLKAKHDRDDHRYDGPGCCRSCLSEYREVQGLLVVMQRHPSWKERDDAAHDLRDFDWRCHPDLAPTLASAMLGDCHEEVREEAAETLARLAPRDGMAHLALRQAAHSDPDHATRKWARRALDRLDDRCLTDCPICGPVTPVEPTGFASPVPTGYDVEVEVLPPARGPRIHGDVPFDLSLPLEERSEWSTPAPALPGGVDPVDPGPQPGLLPPALAPPDGPIEILPPAEPPPPVPPAVSPFGASRDRAGPVTRALSRAGGPTRPFAVGRPR, encoded by the coding sequence ATGACCGGCGCGATCGCCTGCTCGACGGTCCTGGCGGCCCAGCTTGCCGTCGGCGGCCTGGGTCTGTTCGACTGCCTGAAGGCGAAACATGACCGCGACGACCACCGCTACGACGGGCCGGGGTGCTGCCGGTCGTGCCTCTCCGAATACCGGGAGGTGCAGGGGTTGCTGGTCGTGATGCAGCGGCACCCGAGCTGGAAGGAGCGGGACGACGCCGCCCACGACCTCCGGGACTTCGACTGGCGGTGCCACCCCGACCTGGCCCCGACCCTGGCCTCCGCGATGCTCGGCGACTGTCACGAGGAGGTCCGCGAGGAGGCGGCCGAGACGCTGGCCAGGCTCGCCCCCCGCGACGGGATGGCCCACCTGGCACTCCGGCAGGCGGCCCACTCCGACCCAGACCACGCGACCCGGAAATGGGCCCGCCGGGCGCTCGACAGGCTCGACGACCGGTGCCTGACCGATTGCCCGATCTGCGGCCCGGTCACTCCGGTCGAGCCGACGGGGTTCGCCTCGCCGGTGCCGACCGGGTACGACGTCGAGGTCGAGGTGCTGCCGCCGGCCCGAGGCCCCCGGATTCACGGCGACGTACCGTTCGACCTCTCGCTTCCGCTTGAGGAGCGATCTGAGTGGTCGACCCCGGCCCCTGCGTTGCCGGGGGGGGTGGATCCGGTCGACCCCGGGCCGCAGCCCGGCCTGCTGCCGCCGGCCCTGGCGCCGCCGGACGGGCCGATCGAGATCCTCCCCCCGGCCGAGCCTCCCCCGCCGGTTCCCCCGGCCGTGTCCCCCTTCGGCGCCTCCCGGGACCGAGCCGGGCCGGTCACCCGGGCACTGTCCCGGGCCGGGGGGCCGACCCGGCCCTTCGCGGTCGGCCGCCCCCGGTGA
- a CDS encoding tetratricopeptide repeat protein — translation MGRSRSKQRLNVKAVIGTAIVVLVLVGGGLLAAGVFQDRVRDQVLTQSRDLIEGDNPGMALRHLERFLSKNPDDVEVLDRYATLLSEAVLRRGDFGRIDPAIASNERLLRLDPEGAVAEDPQQNRRRLIELYILRTELTTSDFSRFSFREADQRVALESRYQAAANVARDLIARGADDAEAHRLLAIAQEGVAGKDDARLRATAVESYEKALARDPADRVAAERLARAYRDRLGRPEKADQVLEELARAAPDSADSWLAVYRHYAHSKAPGKATEALNKAVELAPDDTAVVMAAATDALDRGDVPAARGLLDRLPDRTRALPEVELMRATIDFQERQTDEAIARLREGLKNVGGANERLVLYLANALIESGNLAEAAPLVSRYKGLAGSESTYLYLLGLYQQKAGEPAKAIDSFDGAERGINEALKPRMLVARGRCKLILGRGSDAIQDFRAAVAADPRSAQARLALVDALARGGVDRALVELREGIASAPESPELRRALLQILLAIQAARPANQRSWLDFDSALRDIREQPALADDPALTALQAQREMLDGRTDDAVALLETAVEAHPDASILWSTWVDTLVRAGRRADALSVLERASRPEAAGDSATYRVLRSQLLTQLGRGGEAIDLLVAGASTLPTDQRAPILQALGRMQSARGKLSEARNSYLAWQRLQPGSAAPTLALLELAIDTGNTEEAEAALRDLRGSSEDPGLPYRLGYAEYLLRIPGGDRGERAKKALEQLEPILAEGSQTAKLPAALLLRGLAYREQARLEDEGPTADALLGKALIDLRQARDLGERKATAPMIDVLVQLDDFAAIDDLPRLTSGGLDHEIDKLATEACIRQGKLERAADYLERTTQAAPNTPQFSAWRVTVLDRLGQTPQVEQALLAQARNRKDASAWISLIRYQAARGRREQAEEAIAEMKRTVKVDPPELLEAQVREAIGDRQAAGLAYEAALGKRPESPDVLLAAARFDQTAGRFDRALEHAEKALAADPSSRPAARMKALLLAERAKDAPSWQLAWDALGPEPPEADDQAPQDRLARAILLARHPEASRREEAVGRLEALVGDQPSGDVLAAAARETLAKLLLQQDQPERAAEVAAVTALSATNPAAVALYAQALLAAEQVDEAARQLDRLENLAPNSPALTELELRLVEARAEAGSKAEGLEAAYFEAVEQADGDPTARAVATFRRLVQLGEPAVEVADRVGRDLAGRFPEQAWLPSQWLASRDAYPDALELAEAAIASEDPSASFQGARAVLTVVERSGASPDSMGRAEELIERAAAAGPPANRAMLGMFRHFQGRIDPARFQDEIRIYRELLGSEPDNVIYLNNLAWALGECSDQPEEALDLIDRAFQSLGTRLPELLDTRGVILDRLGRHDEAVTTIEEALEAQPNKAIYHFHLARALDAVGRTEDARASLSRALELGLTADDVEPTEVEDFDRLKALEST, via the coding sequence GTGGGACGATCGCGATCAAAACAGCGACTGAACGTCAAGGCGGTGATCGGGACGGCGATCGTCGTCCTGGTCCTCGTCGGCGGCGGCCTGCTGGCGGCCGGGGTCTTCCAGGACCGGGTACGTGACCAGGTGTTGACGCAGTCTCGGGATCTGATCGAGGGGGACAACCCCGGGATGGCCCTGCGGCACCTGGAGCGCTTCCTCTCCAAGAATCCCGACGACGTCGAGGTGCTCGACCGCTATGCGACGCTGCTCTCCGAGGCGGTGCTCCGGCGCGGCGACTTCGGCAGGATCGACCCGGCCATCGCCAGCAACGAGCGGCTGCTCCGGCTCGACCCCGAGGGGGCCGTGGCCGAGGATCCGCAGCAGAACCGGCGCCGGCTGATCGAGCTGTATATCCTCCGGACCGAGCTGACCACCTCCGACTTCTCCCGATTCAGCTTCCGGGAGGCCGACCAGAGGGTCGCCCTGGAGAGCCGCTACCAGGCGGCCGCGAACGTGGCCCGGGACCTGATCGCCCGGGGCGCCGACGACGCCGAGGCCCACCGCCTGCTGGCCATCGCCCAGGAGGGGGTCGCCGGCAAGGACGACGCGCGGCTGAGGGCCACGGCCGTCGAGTCCTACGAGAAGGCCCTGGCCCGGGATCCGGCCGACCGGGTCGCCGCCGAGCGGCTGGCGCGGGCTTACCGGGACCGGCTCGGACGGCCGGAGAAGGCCGATCAGGTGCTCGAGGAGCTGGCCAGGGCCGCCCCGGACTCGGCCGACTCCTGGCTGGCCGTCTACCGCCACTACGCCCATTCCAAGGCGCCGGGGAAGGCCACCGAGGCCCTGAACAAGGCCGTCGAGCTGGCCCCGGACGACACGGCCGTGGTCATGGCCGCCGCCACCGACGCCCTGGACCGCGGCGACGTCCCGGCGGCCCGGGGCCTGCTCGATCGGCTCCCCGACCGCACCCGGGCCCTGCCCGAGGTCGAGCTGATGCGGGCCACCATCGACTTCCAGGAGCGGCAGACCGACGAGGCCATCGCCCGCCTCCGCGAGGGCCTCAAGAACGTCGGCGGCGCCAACGAGCGGTTGGTCCTCTACCTGGCCAACGCCCTGATCGAATCCGGCAACCTCGCCGAGGCCGCGCCGCTGGTCTCGCGCTACAAGGGGCTGGCCGGCTCGGAGTCGACCTACCTGTACCTGCTCGGCCTCTACCAGCAGAAGGCCGGGGAGCCCGCCAAGGCGATCGATTCGTTCGACGGGGCCGAACGCGGGATCAACGAGGCGCTCAAGCCGAGGATGCTGGTCGCCCGGGGCCGCTGCAAGCTCATCCTCGGCCGGGGCAGTGATGCCATCCAGGACTTCCGGGCGGCCGTCGCCGCCGACCCCCGCTCGGCCCAGGCCCGGCTGGCGCTGGTCGACGCCCTGGCCAGGGGGGGCGTCGACCGCGCCCTGGTCGAGCTCCGCGAGGGGATCGCCTCCGCCCCCGAGTCCCCCGAGCTGCGTCGGGCGCTGCTCCAGATCCTGCTGGCGATCCAGGCCGCCCGGCCGGCCAATCAGCGTTCCTGGCTCGACTTCGACTCCGCCCTCCGCGACATCCGCGAGCAACCCGCCCTCGCCGACGACCCCGCCCTGACCGCCCTCCAGGCCCAGCGGGAGATGCTCGACGGCCGCACCGACGACGCGGTCGCCCTGCTGGAGACGGCCGTCGAGGCCCACCCCGACGCCTCGATCCTCTGGTCGACCTGGGTCGACACCCTGGTCCGGGCCGGCCGCCGCGCGGACGCCCTCTCGGTCCTGGAGCGGGCCTCCCGGCCCGAGGCCGCCGGCGACAGCGCCACCTACCGCGTCCTCCGCTCCCAATTGCTCACCCAGCTCGGCCGGGGCGGGGAGGCGATCGACCTGCTGGTCGCCGGGGCCTCCACCCTGCCGACCGACCAGCGGGCGCCGATCCTCCAGGCCCTCGGCCGGATGCAGTCGGCCCGGGGCAAGCTCTCCGAGGCCCGCAACAGCTACCTCGCCTGGCAGCGGCTCCAGCCCGGCTCGGCCGCCCCGACCCTGGCCCTGCTGGAACTGGCCATCGACACCGGCAACACCGAGGAGGCCGAGGCGGCCCTCCGAGATCTCCGGGGCTCGTCGGAAGATCCCGGCCTGCCCTACCGCCTCGGCTACGCCGAATACCTGCTCCGGATCCCCGGAGGCGACCGCGGCGAACGCGCCAAGAAGGCCCTCGAGCAGCTCGAGCCGATCCTCGCCGAGGGCTCCCAGACCGCCAAGCTGCCCGCCGCCCTGCTGCTCCGGGGCCTGGCCTACCGCGAACAGGCCCGGCTCGAGGATGAGGGGCCGACGGCCGATGCCCTGCTCGGCAAGGCCCTGATCGACCTCCGGCAAGCCCGGGATTTGGGCGAGCGCAAGGCCACGGCGCCGATGATCGACGTGCTCGTGCAGCTCGACGACTTCGCCGCCATCGACGACCTCCCCCGGCTCACGTCGGGCGGGCTCGACCACGAGATCGACAAGCTCGCCACCGAGGCCTGCATCCGCCAGGGCAAGCTCGAACGCGCCGCCGACTACCTGGAGCGGACCACCCAGGCCGCCCCCAACACCCCGCAGTTCTCCGCCTGGCGGGTGACGGTGCTCGACCGGCTCGGCCAGACCCCGCAGGTCGAGCAAGCCCTGCTCGCCCAGGCCCGCAACCGAAAAGACGCCTCCGCCTGGATCAGCCTGATCCGCTACCAGGCCGCCCGGGGACGCCGGGAGCAGGCCGAGGAGGCGATCGCCGAGATGAAGCGCACCGTCAAGGTCGACCCCCCCGAGCTGCTCGAGGCCCAGGTCCGGGAGGCCATCGGCGACCGCCAGGCCGCCGGGCTCGCCTACGAGGCCGCCCTGGGGAAGCGGCCCGAGTCGCCCGACGTCCTGCTCGCCGCCGCCCGGTTCGACCAGACCGCCGGCCGGTTCGACCGGGCGCTGGAGCACGCCGAGAAGGCCCTCGCGGCCGACCCCTCCTCCCGGCCCGCCGCCCGGATGAAGGCCCTGCTGCTGGCCGAACGCGCCAAGGACGCCCCCTCCTGGCAACTCGCCTGGGACGCCCTCGGCCCCGAGCCCCCCGAGGCGGACGACCAGGCGCCCCAGGACCGCCTGGCCCGCGCCATCCTGCTGGCCCGCCACCCCGAGGCCTCCCGACGCGAGGAGGCCGTCGGCCGCCTCGAGGCCCTCGTCGGCGACCAGCCCTCCGGCGACGTGCTCGCCGCCGCCGCCCGGGAGACCCTGGCCAAGCTCCTGCTCCAGCAGGACCAGCCCGAGCGCGCCGCCGAGGTCGCCGCGGTGACCGCCCTGAGCGCCACCAATCCCGCCGCCGTCGCCCTCTACGCCCAGGCCCTCCTCGCCGCCGAGCAGGTGGACGAGGCCGCCCGGCAGCTCGACCGCCTGGAGAACCTCGCCCCCAACTCCCCGGCCCTCACCGAGCTGGAGCTGAGGCTGGTCGAGGCCCGCGCCGAGGCCGGCTCCAAGGCCGAGGGGCTGGAGGCGGCCTACTTCGAGGCCGTCGAGCAGGCCGACGGCGACCCGACCGCCCGGGCCGTCGCCACCTTCCGCCGCCTGGTCCAGCTCGGCGAGCCCGCCGTCGAGGTCGCCGATCGCGTCGGCCGGGACCTCGCCGGGCGCTTCCCCGAGCAGGCCTGGCTGCCCTCCCAGTGGCTCGCCTCCCGGGACGCCTACCCCGACGCCCTCGAACTGGCCGAGGCCGCCATCGCCTCCGAGGACCCCTCGGCCTCCTTCCAGGGCGCCCGGGCGGTGCTCACCGTGGTCGAGCGCTCCGGCGCCTCCCCCGACTCCATGGGCCGCGCCGAGGAGTTGATCGAGCGGGCCGCCGCCGCCGGCCCCCCCGCCAACCGGGCGATGCTCGGCATGTTCCGCCACTTCCAGGGCCGAATCGACCCGGCCCGCTTCCAGGACGAGATCCGGATTTACCGGGAGCTGCTGGGGAGCGAGCCCGACAACGTCATCTACCTCAACAACCTCGCCTGGGCCCTCGGCGAGTGCTCCGACCAGCCCGAGGAGGCCCTCGACCTGATCGACCGCGCCTTCCAGTCGCTGGGCACCCGCCTGCCCGAGCTGCTCGACACCCGGGGCGTGATCCTCGACCGGCTCGGCCGGCACGACGAGGCGGTCACCACGATCGAGGAGGCGCTGGAGGCCCAGCCCAACAAGGCCATCTACCACTTCCACCTCGCCCGGGCCCTCGACGCCGTCGGCCGCACCGAAGACGCCCGGGCCTCCCTCTCCCGGGCCCTCGAACTCGGCCTCACCGCCGACGACGTCGAGCCCACCGAGGTCGAGGACTTCGATCGCCTCAAGGCCCTCGAATCGACGTGA
- a CDS encoding EF-hand domain-containing protein produces the protein MSIALIALGLAVAIGPDDPDDPGPVTFAEHVAPILFGNCTECHRPGEPAPFPLRSYEDARTRGATIAEVAASGLMPPWHPDPSCLPLRDERGLTAEQVDLLGLWVERGMPEGDPSRTPAVPDFPEGWTLGDPDLVVTMDEAFEVPAGGPDEFRTFVFRLDLPEDRWVKAVELRPSAREVVHHALFFVADSEGARRLDGEDGRPGFRRMRLLDLRGSLGGWVLGTRPQPLPDDLAMALPSGTDLLMQTHFHPSGKVEHEKATIGLYLAEGPPSKRLRGFQVPPAFGRFALGRIEAGDEAHTVRASRTIDRDIDLISVGGHAHYICESMEAVATRPDGSAIDLFRIPDWDFDWQGRYFFEEPVRIPAGTRIDVTLVYDNSEGNPRNPSHPPVDVTFGEQSTDEMGTVLFGYVLADERGGDLSGGSGSLLAIGNGDRGRLRGLLGRFGRRGGTEGPGRAAIDRLDRNGDGRVDREEVPDRLAPRFDRADQDGDGALDRRELGEAADRLRERTGPGGD, from the coding sequence ATGTCGATCGCACTCATCGCCCTCGGCCTCGCGGTGGCAATCGGGCCGGACGACCCGGACGACCCGGGTCCCGTCACGTTCGCCGAGCACGTCGCGCCGATCCTGTTCGGAAACTGCACCGAGTGCCACCGGCCGGGGGAGCCGGCGCCGTTCCCGCTGAGGTCGTACGAGGATGCCCGCACGCGGGGGGCGACGATCGCCGAGGTGGCCGCGAGCGGGCTGATGCCGCCCTGGCACCCGGACCCCTCGTGCCTGCCGCTGAGGGACGAGCGGGGGCTGACCGCCGAGCAGGTCGACCTGCTCGGCCTCTGGGTCGAGCGGGGGATGCCCGAGGGGGATCCGTCGAGGACGCCGGCGGTGCCCGACTTCCCCGAGGGCTGGACGCTGGGGGATCCGGACCTGGTCGTGACGATGGACGAGGCGTTCGAGGTCCCTGCCGGGGGGCCTGACGAGTTCCGGACGTTCGTCTTCCGGCTGGATCTGCCCGAAGACAGGTGGGTGAAGGCGGTCGAGCTGAGGCCGTCGGCCCGGGAGGTGGTGCACCACGCCCTCTTCTTCGTCGCCGACAGCGAGGGAGCCCGCCGGCTCGACGGCGAGGACGGCCGGCCGGGGTTCCGGCGGATGCGGCTGCTCGACCTCAGGGGGAGCCTCGGCGGCTGGGTGCTGGGCACCCGGCCCCAGCCCCTGCCGGACGACCTGGCCATGGCACTGCCGTCGGGGACGGACCTCCTGATGCAGACGCATTTCCACCCGTCGGGGAAGGTCGAGCACGAGAAGGCGACGATCGGCCTGTACCTGGCCGAGGGGCCGCCGTCGAAGCGGCTGAGGGGGTTCCAGGTGCCCCCCGCGTTCGGGAGGTTCGCCCTCGGCCGGATCGAGGCGGGGGACGAGGCGCACACCGTGAGGGCCTCCCGGACGATCGACCGGGACATCGACCTGATCAGCGTCGGCGGCCATGCCCACTACATCTGCGAGTCGATGGAGGCGGTGGCGACGCGTCCCGACGGCTCGGCGATCGACCTGTTCCGGATCCCGGACTGGGACTTCGACTGGCAGGGCCGGTACTTCTTCGAAGAGCCGGTCCGGATCCCGGCCGGGACCCGGATCGACGTGACGCTCGTGTACGACAACTCGGAGGGCAACCCGAGGAACCCGAGCCACCCGCCCGTGGACGTGACCTTCGGCGAGCAGTCGACCGACGAGATGGGGACGGTGCTGTTCGGCTACGTCCTGGCCGACGAGCGCGGGGGCGACCTGTCCGGGGGGAGCGGCAGCCTCCTGGCGATCGGGAACGGAGACCGGGGCCGGTTGCGGGGACTCCTGGGCCGGTTCGGGAGGCGAGGGGGCACCGAGGGGCCCGGCCGGGCGGCGATCGATCGGCTCGACCGAAACGGAGACGGCCGGGTCGACCGGGAGGAAGTCCCAGATCGGCTCGCCCCGCGGTTCGACCGGGCCGATCAGGACGGCGACGGCGCCCTCGATCGCCGCGAACTCGGCGAGGCGGCCGATCGGCTGCGGGAGCGGACCGGGCCGGGGGGCGATTGA